A single Chryseobacterium sp. DNA region contains:
- the ccoG gene encoding cytochrome c oxidase accessory protein CcoG → MSDIEEIEVRGGQGQVLDPETYRDSIGTMEQSGKRKWVFPRKPKGKYTNYRNLVSYLLLIIYFTLPFIKINGNPLLLFNVIDREFFIFGQPFYPQDFFILTLGAIASLIFIIVFTIAFGRIFCGWICPQTIFMESIFRKIEYIIEGDRNKQMKLDRQEWNSEKIWKRSLKWTVYVIISLIITHFMFMYVVGYEEVLKIVSEGPFAHPTNFIVMILLTAAFYFVFAWFREQVCTLVCPYGRLQGVLIDKDTINVFYDFKRGENRSKWRKGEDRKAAGKGDCIDCHQCVVVCPTGIDIRDGQQLECVNCTACIDACDEVMEKVGLPKGLIRYASENEIEKEIPFKFTGRMKGFTVFLFLLVGFLGYLLYSRGEMEAKFIKPAGSTFFVKDGKITNTYNYTFLNKTNEKKIVTVKVMDPAHGEITYSASSKIQVDRDKISKGTINISFPEDEMKLSKQNITIGVYDMKGNLIDSYQTYFEGPFKLQF, encoded by the coding sequence ATGTCAGATATAGAAGAAATAGAAGTACGAGGCGGACAGGGACAGGTTCTGGACCCTGAAACTTACAGAGATTCTATCGGGACAATGGAGCAATCCGGTAAAAGAAAATGGGTATTTCCAAGGAAGCCTAAAGGAAAATATACCAACTACAGAAACCTTGTAAGTTATCTTTTATTAATTATTTATTTTACGTTGCCATTCATTAAGATCAATGGCAACCCATTATTGTTATTTAATGTTATAGACAGGGAGTTTTTCATCTTTGGACAACCTTTCTATCCACAGGACTTTTTTATCCTTACTTTAGGTGCCATTGCCTCTTTAATTTTTATTATTGTTTTTACGATTGCATTCGGAAGAATTTTCTGCGGGTGGATTTGCCCTCAGACAATTTTTATGGAATCGATTTTTCGTAAGATCGAATACATTATTGAAGGTGACAGAAATAAGCAGATGAAGCTGGACAGACAGGAGTGGAACAGTGAAAAGATCTGGAAGAGAAGCTTGAAATGGACGGTTTACGTTATCATTTCTTTGATTATCACTCACTTTATGTTTATGTACGTTGTCGGATATGAAGAAGTGCTTAAAATTGTTTCGGAAGGGCCTTTTGCTCATCCTACCAATTTTATAGTGATGATTCTTCTGACCGCTGCATTCTATTTTGTTTTTGCCTGGTTCAGAGAACAGGTTTGTACGCTGGTGTGCCCTTACGGAAGACTTCAGGGCGTGCTGATCGATAAAGATACCATCAATGTGTTTTATGACTTCAAAAGAGGGGAAAACAGATCCAAATGGAGAAAAGGAGAAGACAGAAAAGCTGCCGGTAAAGGAGACTGTATCGATTGTCACCAGTGTGTGGTGGTATGTCCTACGGGAATTGATATCAGAGACGGACAACAGCTGGAATGTGTAAACTGTACAGCCTGTATTGATGCCTGTGATGAAGTAATGGAAAAAGTGGGTCTTCCGAAAGGACTGATCAGATATGCTTCTGAAAACGAAATTGAGAAAGAAATTCCGTTTAAGTTTACAGGAAGAATGAAAGGCTTCACGGTATTCTTATTCCTTTTGGTGGGATTCTTAGGATATCTTCTTTACAGCCGTGGAGAAATGGAGGCTAAATTCATTAAACCGGCGGGAAGTACCTTCTTCGTAAAAGATGGAAAAATTACCAATACCTACAATTATACTTTCCTTAATAAAACAAACGAAAAGAAAATCGTTACGGTAAAAGTAATGGACCCGGCTCATGGTGAGATTACGTACAGTGCTTCAAGTAAAATCCAGGTAGACCGTGATAAAATCTCAAAAGGAACGATCAATATCAGCTTCCCTGAGGATGAAATGAAACTTTCCAAGCAAAATATTACCATCGGAGTATACGATATGAAAGGTAACCTGATCGATTCTTATCAGACCTATTTTGAAGGGCCTTTCAAACTGCAATTTTAA
- a CDS encoding GLPGLI family protein, with translation MKKAIMILFIVLIFMSFLQGQTYRVDYQMTYKMDSTKNETIKKKMILDVKDNVSKFYSYNLYHIDSLGTNQIRKKASDYDFAVIKNSKDNTTEKYFVIGLDKYSYKEDAPKFEWKITEEVRKIHDVNCQKAKLNYKGRNWEAWFTKDIPFQEGPYIFNSLPGLIIDMRDSGNNYIFTMTELRKDIGSVDPIAETIPVTRKQLTKAYQDYYNDPYKELKGGKAVMKVVDESGRQVTPNFNQLTELKRKDIKMKNNPIELTDAIKYP, from the coding sequence ATGAAAAAAGCAATTATGATCCTTTTTATTGTTTTGATATTCATGTCTTTTCTACAAGGACAGACATATAGGGTAGATTATCAGATGACTTATAAAATGGATTCCACAAAGAATGAAACAATTAAAAAAAAGATGATTTTGGATGTAAAAGATAATGTTTCTAAATTTTATTCCTATAATTTGTATCATATTGATTCATTAGGAACTAATCAGATTAGAAAGAAGGCATCAGATTATGATTTTGCGGTAATCAAGAACAGCAAGGATAATACTACTGAAAAATATTTTGTGATAGGTCTAGATAAATATTCATATAAGGAAGATGCTCCTAAATTTGAATGGAAGATTACTGAAGAAGTGAGAAAGATACATGATGTTAACTGCCAGAAAGCTAAACTTAATTATAAAGGAAGAAATTGGGAAGCATGGTTTACAAAAGATATTCCTTTTCAGGAAGGACCTTATATTTTTAATTCTTTACCTGGTTTAATTATAGATATGAGAGATTCCGGTAATAATTATATTTTTACAATGACTGAGTTGAGGAAAGATATTGGGTCAGTGGATCCAATAGCCGAAACTATTCCTGTAACAAGAAAACAATTAACCAAAGCTTACCAGGATTACTATAATGACCCTTATAAAGAACTAAAGGGCGGAAAGGCTGTAATGAAAGTGGTAGATGAATCTGGAAGGCAGGTAACTCCGAATTTTAATCAACTTACAGAGCTTAAACGAAAAGATATAAAAATGAAGAATAATCCTATTGAACTAACGGATGCTATTAAATACCCTTAA
- the ccoN gene encoding cytochrome-c oxidase, cbb3-type subunit I: protein METQKFSYDNSIVRAFLYATLVFGLIGFTFGLTAALMLFYPELPEFFFGTDDTTIKSLASGNIEGLINTHGAFGFGRIRMLHTNTVIFAFVCNIVYTGIYYSLQRLLKTRMYSDTLSWLHFWTWQFMIVATFVTFFMGINTSKEYAEHEWPIDILITFSWVIFGINMFLTISKRRVRHLYVAIWFYIGTWIAVAMLHIFNNLEVPLSFTGWKSYSAYAGVKDAIVQWWYGHNAVAFVLTTPVLGLMYYFLPKAADRPVFSYKLSIIHFWSLIFVYIWAGPHHLQYTALPAWAQAVGTGFSIMLIAPSWGGMLNGLLTLRGAWDKVRENPILKFFVVAVTCYGMATFEGPLLATKNINKIGHFTDWVIGHVHLGALGWNGFMAFGVIYYLVPIMWRTKLWSVKLANWHFWLGTLGIIFYAVPMYISGFTQGLMWKQFNPDGTLLWKNWLDTVTAIIPYFKMRFVGGLFYISGSILMIVNVIATVRKGSFQKEVPAEAPALANIGNKRKEGEGTHLWLERMPVLLGILSFFTISIGSMVEIIPTLSLKKSVPTISAVKPYSPLELEGRDIYIREGCNACHSQMVRPFRDEIVRFNGKNGQYSKAGEFVYDRPFLWGSKRTGPDLHREGGKNPSSWHYKHMYNPRSTSAGSIMPRYPWLIATDLDKSKMVAKMKLMKNAFDVPYTKAEIDSADKWANNQSAKIVKDIFSEANDLKEAYAKRPQGELEKKEIVALISYLQRLGTDIKTTEIKTASNN from the coding sequence ATGGAAACACAAAAGTTTAGTTATGACAATAGTATTGTCCGTGCGTTCCTTTATGCGACCTTGGTTTTTGGTCTTATAGGATTTACGTTCGGGCTTACGGCGGCATTAATGCTTTTCTACCCTGAATTACCTGAATTCTTTTTCGGGACCGATGACACAACCATTAAAAGTTTGGCATCCGGCAATATTGAAGGGTTAATAAACACTCATGGTGCATTTGGTTTTGGTAGAATCAGAATGTTGCACACCAATACGGTAATCTTTGCATTCGTTTGTAACATTGTTTACACTGGGATTTATTACTCATTACAAAGATTATTAAAAACAAGAATGTACAGTGATACATTGTCTTGGTTACATTTCTGGACTTGGCAGTTTATGATCGTTGCTACGTTCGTTACATTCTTTATGGGGATTAATACCTCTAAGGAATATGCTGAACACGAATGGCCGATCGACATATTGATCACATTCTCATGGGTCATTTTCGGGATCAATATGTTCCTGACTATTTCAAAGAGAAGAGTAAGACACCTTTATGTAGCGATTTGGTTCTATATTGGTACCTGGATCGCTGTAGCAATGCTTCACATCTTCAACAACCTTGAGGTACCTTTATCTTTCACTGGCTGGAAATCTTATTCAGCATATGCAGGAGTAAAAGATGCAATTGTACAGTGGTGGTACGGACACAATGCGGTTGCATTCGTATTGACAACTCCGGTTCTAGGTTTGATGTATTACTTCCTTCCGAAGGCAGCAGACAGACCGGTATTCTCTTATAAACTGTCTATTATTCACTTCTGGTCATTAATTTTCGTATATATCTGGGCTGGTCCTCACCACCTTCAGTATACTGCTCTTCCGGCATGGGCTCAGGCTGTGGGAACAGGTTTCTCCATTATGCTTATTGCACCGTCTTGGGGAGGAATGTTAAACGGTCTTCTTACCTTAAGAGGAGCTTGGGATAAAGTAAGAGAAAATCCTATCCTTAAGTTCTTCGTAGTCGCTGTTACTTGTTATGGTATGGCAACGTTTGAAGGTCCGCTTCTGGCAACTAAAAACATCAACAAAATTGGTCACTTTACAGACTGGGTTATCGGTCACGTACACTTAGGAGCTCTTGGATGGAATGGTTTCATGGCATTCGGGGTTATCTATTATTTGGTACCGATCATGTGGAGAACAAAACTTTGGTCTGTAAAATTAGCTAACTGGCATTTCTGGTTAGGTACATTAGGAATCATTTTCTATGCGGTACCAATGTATATTTCAGGATTTACTCAAGGATTAATGTGGAAGCAGTTCAACCCGGACGGAACCTTATTATGGAAAAACTGGCTGGATACTGTAACGGCGATCATTCCTTACTTTAAAATGAGATTCGTAGGAGGTTTATTCTATATTTCAGGATCTATCCTGATGATCGTTAACGTAATTGCTACGGTAAGAAAAGGATCATTCCAAAAAGAAGTTCCTGCTGAAGCGCCTGCATTGGCCAACATCGGAAACAAACGTAAAGAAGGAGAAGGAACGCACTTATGGCTTGAAAGAATGCCTGTATTATTAGGGATCCTTTCTTTCTTCACCATCTCTATAGGAAGTATGGTGGAAATCATCCCTACGCTATCACTTAAGAAAAGTGTTCCTACCATTTCGGCGGTAAAACCATACTCTCCGCTTGAATTAGAAGGTAGAGATATCTATATCCGTGAAGGATGTAACGCTTGTCACTCTCAAATGGTAAGACCGTTCAGAGATGAGATCGTAAGATTCAACGGGAAAAACGGACAATACTCCAAAGCTGGAGAATTCGTATACGACAGACCATTCCTATGGGGTTCCAAAAGAACAGGACCGGATTTACATAGAGAAGGTGGTAAAAACCCAAGTTCTTGGCATTACAAACACATGTATAACCCAAGATCTACCTCTGCAGGTTCTATCATGCCTCGTTACCCTTGGTTAATTGCTACAGATTTAGACAAGTCTAAAATGGTGGCGAAAATGAAGCTGATGAAGAATGCATTTGATGTACCTTATACCAAGGCTGAAATCGATTCTGCAGACAAATGGGCCAATAACCAATCGGCAAAAATTGTAAAAGATATCTTCTCTGAAGCAAATGACTTGAAAGAGGCATATGCGAAGAGACCTCAGGGAGAATTAGAGAAAAAAGAGATCGTAGCTCTTATTTCTTATCTTCAGAGACTAGGAACTGATATCAAAACAACTGAAATCAAAACAGCAAGTAATAACTAA
- a CDS encoding sulfite exporter TauE/SafE family protein, whose protein sequence is MEIGLVISAIALGFASGFHCIGMCGPIALSMGLTRKQAANFYLQNLTYQFGRIFTYSLLGAILGIIGEGFEMAGFQKYLTITAGVLLIIMAVFSFGGKDFASKIPFLSKFLYTVKSNLGRLLQKADYRSRFTTGILNGFLPCGMVYMALTASLAGGGIWQGALYMALFGLGTLPFMFAIVLAGNLMNQAFRIKILKAVPIIMIILGGLFILRGLELGIPYVSPKAEAMTITKDHNGAVNCH, encoded by the coding sequence ATGGAAATAGGACTTGTCATATCAGCTATTGCCTTAGGTTTCGCTTCCGGATTCCACTGTATCGGGATGTGTGGCCCTATTGCTCTGTCTATGGGACTCACCAGAAAACAGGCTGCCAATTTCTACCTTCAAAATCTCACTTACCAATTTGGAAGGATTTTTACCTACTCTTTACTGGGAGCTATTTTAGGTATTATAGGTGAGGGGTTTGAAATGGCGGGTTTCCAGAAATACCTTACCATCACTGCCGGAGTATTACTCATTATTATGGCTGTTTTTTCTTTTGGAGGCAAAGATTTCGCATCAAAAATTCCTTTCCTTTCTAAATTTCTGTACACGGTAAAATCAAATTTAGGAAGGCTGCTTCAAAAAGCAGATTACCGTTCCAGATTTACAACAGGCATTCTTAACGGCTTTTTGCCGTGCGGAATGGTTTATATGGCTCTTACCGCCAGTCTTGCAGGAGGAGGAATATGGCAGGGAGCCTTATATATGGCTTTATTTGGACTCGGAACCCTTCCCTTTATGTTTGCCATTGTTCTAGCCGGAAATCTCATGAATCAGGCCTTTAGAATAAAAATTTTAAAAGCTGTTCCCATTATTATGATCATCCTCGGAGGGTTATTTATCCTGAGAGGTCTGGAACTGGGAATACCTTATGTTTCTCCAAAGGCTGAAGCCATGACCATCACCAAAGATCACAACGGAGCTGTTAACTGCCACTAA
- the gwsG gene encoding grasp-with-spasm system ATP-grasp peptide maturase — protein MILILSTSWDDDTNVVIEHLNNMGEPYIRLNDIDLFNGKTQMYYAVNSHGQLVIQNEFFGKIDVSEVTTVWYRKWGNFDKYKEMFEEDLSLDMLQYLYSEYSGVLNVILFALRNKKWVNHYTAVMGLSKIVMLTKAETAGFKIPFTVVTNQFENDNRLWITKSLNEGKVIHYKNKNFPVMTFEYNNPTDSFFPGLFQEQVIKEYELRVFHLKGKNYSMAIFSQNDLTTSVDFRNYNQEKPNRFIRYQMPRDLDRKVTKLMKALNLQTGSIDIIKGIDGEYYFLEVNPFGQFRMTSYRCNYNLHYEMALLLKKMNHEKNSSSGS, from the coding sequence ATGATTTTAATTTTATCTACTTCATGGGATGATGATACAAATGTTGTTATAGAGCATCTAAACAATATGGGAGAGCCATATATCCGCCTAAATGATATAGATCTGTTCAATGGAAAAACACAGATGTATTATGCTGTAAATTCTCATGGACAGTTAGTTATTCAAAATGAATTCTTCGGGAAGATAGATGTTTCAGAGGTAACAACTGTATGGTATCGCAAATGGGGAAATTTTGATAAGTATAAGGAAATGTTTGAAGAAGATCTTTCTTTAGACATGTTGCAATATTTATATTCAGAATATTCAGGGGTTTTAAATGTAATCCTTTTTGCCCTTAGAAATAAGAAATGGGTGAATCATTATACGGCAGTGATGGGTTTAAGTAAGATCGTAATGCTTACAAAAGCTGAAACAGCAGGTTTTAAAATTCCTTTTACAGTTGTCACCAATCAATTTGAGAATGATAATCGATTATGGATTACTAAATCTCTAAACGAAGGGAAAGTGATTCACTATAAAAATAAAAATTTCCCTGTAATGACATTTGAATATAATAATCCTACAGATTCTTTTTTTCCGGGCTTATTCCAGGAGCAGGTTATTAAAGAATATGAACTAAGGGTTTTTCATCTTAAAGGGAAAAATTATTCGATGGCAATATTTTCTCAAAATGATCTAACAACGTCTGTTGATTTCAGAAATTATAATCAAGAGAAACCTAACAGGTTTATTCGTTACCAGATGCCTAGAGATCTCGACAGAAAAGTTACAAAACTGATGAAAGCATTAAATCTACAAACCGGATCAATAGATATTATAAAAGGAATTGACGGGGAATATTATTTTTTAGAGGTTAATCCTTTTGGTCAGTTTAGAATGACTTCTTACCGGTGCAATTATAATCTACATTACGAAATGGCTTTATTATTAAAGAAAATGAATCATGAAAAAAACTCTTCTTCAGGAAGTTAA
- a CDS encoding FixH family protein: protein MKNFSWGHGVVIALFAFIAFILSMLFLFPNGQKNSEMVTDNYYEEELQYQDVIDAKKKADELQDKPVYSQDTNGIKITFPKEYNNSNTTVKFVLNRTDDQNLDIKKSVQLDANQSFIIPSQVLKMGNYTLRLTWTKDKMDYRMDYDVIWK from the coding sequence ATGAAGAACTTTAGTTGGGGACACGGTGTCGTAATCGCATTATTTGCATTCATAGCTTTTATATTATCCATGTTGTTTCTTTTCCCGAACGGGCAGAAGAATTCTGAAATGGTAACGGATAATTATTATGAAGAAGAATTACAGTACCAGGATGTCATTGACGCTAAAAAGAAAGCCGATGAACTACAGGATAAGCCTGTATACAGCCAGGATACCAATGGAATAAAAATAACCTTTCCAAAAGAATACAACAATTCCAATACTACGGTAAAATTTGTTTTAAACAGAACCGACGACCAGAATTTAGATATCAAAAAATCTGTTCAGCTTGACGCCAATCAGTCTTTTATCATCCCTTCCCAGGTATTAAAAATGGGAAATTATACATTAAGGCTCACCTGGACCAAAGATAAAATGGACTACAGAATGGACTATGACGTGATATGGAAATAG
- a CDS encoding cbb3-type cytochrome c oxidase N-terminal domain-containing protein, translating into MKQRTPVVINILIIIGLLIVFYYLFVQSYSFLASPYFWGTVVIAGILAYIHSAIGDLIENNKFKNLSPEEKAAYLAEKKVPYLKRMYQSAFKKQSASEEKDILIDHGFDGIMELDNQLPKWWVGLFYFGTAFCIVYIAAYSFTDFAHPLSEYEKDYKEQMAAIDKYMKEQPPVTIETAKYSADNIAEGKELFKTNCASCHKEDGSGGIGPNLTDNYWINQPEKTLFKNVFHMDWNGSPTNPSMRAFGKNGEVSGAEIEKIAAYVYHINQEQPPVTPAQGGAAPQGTEAHWEKE; encoded by the coding sequence ATGAAACAAAGAACACCTGTTGTTATAAACATCTTAATAATAATCGGACTTTTAATAGTTTTTTATTATTTATTTGTACAGAGCTACTCGTTTCTAGCTTCGCCTTACTTCTGGGGAACTGTTGTGATTGCCGGTATTCTGGCTTATATCCACAGTGCCATAGGAGACTTAATTGAAAACAACAAATTCAAAAATTTATCTCCGGAAGAGAAAGCAGCTTATCTGGCTGAAAAGAAAGTACCATACTTGAAAAGAATGTATCAAAGTGCTTTCAAAAAGCAATCTGCTTCTGAAGAAAAAGATATTCTTATTGACCATGGTTTCGATGGAATTATGGAGCTGGATAACCAGTTGCCAAAATGGTGGGTAGGTTTATTCTATTTTGGGACCGCTTTTTGTATTGTATACATTGCAGCTTACTCTTTCACAGACTTCGCTCACCCGTTAAGCGAATATGAGAAAGATTACAAAGAGCAAATGGCAGCTATTGATAAATATATGAAAGAGCAGCCTCCTGTAACAATAGAAACAGCAAAATACTCTGCTGATAATATTGCAGAAGGTAAAGAATTATTCAAAACAAACTGTGCATCTTGTCACAAAGAAGACGGAAGCGGTGGTATTGGCCCGAACTTAACGGATAACTACTGGATCAACCAGCCTGAGAAGACTTTATTCAAAAATGTTTTCCATATGGACTGGAATGGTTCTCCTACTAACCCTTCGATGAGAGCCTTCGGTAAAAACGGAGAGGTTTCCGGAGCAGAGATTGAAAAGATTGCAGCCTATGTTTATCACATCAATCAAGAGCAACCGCCAGTGACTCCAGCTCAAGGAGGAGCAGCTCCTCAAGGAACTGAAGCACATTGGGAAAAAGAATAA
- a CDS encoding cbb3-type cytochrome c oxidase subunit 3 — protein MIPQNFKDILSNTENAGFYQTLALIFFMLFFVALVIYVFSRPKKYYKEEEEAPLGDDEDDDFNLKN, from the coding sequence ATGATTCCTCAGAACTTTAAAGATATCTTGTCCAATACAGAAAACGCTGGTTTTTACCAGACGCTGGCTCTGATTTTCTTTATGTTGTTTTTCGTCGCTCTGGTAATTTATGTTTTTAGCAGGCCTAAAAAATATTACAAAGAGGAAGAAGAAGCACCTCTTGGGGATGATGAAGATGACGATTTTAATTTAAAAAATTAA